CGCCCTGCATCTCGGGCAAAATCTCCATCACCACGTGATAGCTGTTGAGCTGGGTGAAATACTGCGCGACCTGACGCTGGCCGAAGGCATCGTACAGCGTATCGTCGATCAGTTGCGGCGAGATGCCGTAACGCGACGCCGTATCGCGGTCGATGGTCAGCGTCAGCGTGGTGCCCTTGGTCTGCTGGTCGGTCGCGACGTCGCGCAGTTGCGGCAACGTCTCCATCTTCGCCAGAATCTTCGGCGCCCACTCGTTCAGTTCGGCAAGGTTGGCATCCTGCAAGGTGTATTCAAACTGCGTGCGGGTGGCTCGGCCGCCGAGGCGCACGTCCTGCGACGCTTGCAGATAGAGTTTCGCGCCTTCCACCTTCTCGGCCTTGGCGCGAATCCGCGCGATGATCTGGGGCGCCAGCGCCGTGCGCTCGTTGCGCGGCTTCAGTGTGATGTAAAGACGGCCGGTGTTCAGCGCGCTGCCGCCGCCGCCGATCGCCATCGCGACGCTGAAAACGTCGGGGTCCTCCATCACGATCTTGCCGAGTTCTTCCTGTTTGCGCTTCATGTCGGCGAAGGAAATATCCTGCGCCGCCTGCGATGCGCCGGTCAGCAGGCCGTTGTCCTGTTGCGGGAAGAAGCCCTTCGGGATCGCGATGAAAAGGATCACGGACAATGCCAGCGTCGCGAAGAACACCATCAGGGTGGTGAAGCGCCAGCGCATCACCACGTTCAGGCCACGCTCGTACCAATAGAGCATGCCGTCGAACATGCGCTCGCTCCACTGGTAGAACCTGCCGTGCTGCTGGTGCTCCCGGTGCGGTTGCAGAAAGCGTGAGGCCATCATCGGCGTCAGCGTCAGCGACACGATCATGGAGACGAAGATCGTCATCGCCAGCGTCACCGCGAATTCGCGGAACAGGCGCCCGATGATGCCGCCCATCAGCAGCAGCGGAATCAGCACCGCGACCAGCGACACGCTGATCGACACGATGGTGAAGCCGATCTCGCTCGCGCCCTTCAACGCGGCCCGGTATGGGTCCTCCCCCTTCTCCACGTATCGCGAAATGTTCTCCAGCATCACGATGGCGTCGTCGACCACGAAACCGACCGCGATGGTGAGCGCCATCAGGGACAGATTGTCGAGCGTGTAGCCCGCCACCCACATCAGCGCGCAGGCGCCGAGCAGCGCCAGCGGCACAGTGATGCTCGGAATCACCGTCGCCCAGAAGCTGCGCAGGAAAATGAAGATCACCATGACCACGAGGGCGATGGTGAGAAGCAGCGTGAACTGCACGTCCTCGACCGCCGCACGGATGGTCGTGGTGCGGTCGCTCATGATCGTGACCTTGACCGCGGGCGGAATGGCTTTCTCCAGCCGCGGCAACTGCGCCTTGATCTTGTCGACCGTCTCGATGACGTTGGCGCCGGGCTGTTTGAAGACGACAAGGAACACGCCGCGCTTGTTGTTCGCCCACGCCGCCTGCTTCATGTCCTCGGGGCCCGACACCGCCTGCCCGATGTCGCGGATGCGCAACGGACCGCCATTGCGATAGGCGATGATGACGTCGTTCCAGTCCTTCGACGCCGGCAACTGGTCGTTGGCGTAGATCGTGTAGCTGCGGGTCTTGCCGTCGATATTGCCCTTCGGGCTATCGACCGTGGTCTGCACCAGCTGGGCGCGCACGTCTTCCAGACCGAGTCCCTTCGCCACCAGCTTGGCGGGGTCGATCTGCACGCGGATCGCGGGCTTCTGCTGACCGCCGATGGTGACCTGGGCGACGCCGGTGATCTGGCTGAGCTGCTGGGCCAACTGGCTGTCGATCGCGTCATTGACATCGATCAGCGGCATGGTGTCGGAGGTCGCCGACAGGATCATGATCGGCGCATCCGCCGGATTGACCTTGCGATAGGTCGGCGGGCTCGGCAGGTTTTTCGGCAACTGGCCGCCGGCGGCATTGATCGCCGCCTGCACGTCATTGGCCGCACCGTCGATGGCGCGGTTGAGATCGAACTGGATCGTCACGGACGTCGAGCCGAGCGAACTCGTCGAGGTCAATTGCGCGACGCCAGGGATCTGCGCGAACTGCCGCTCCAGAGGCTGGGCGACCGACGACGCCATCGTTTCGGGACTCGCGCCCGGCAAGCTCGCCGAGACCTGAATGGTCGGAAAATCCACCTGCGGCAGCGGCGCGATCGGCAGCGACGGGTACGCCACGAGGCCGACGAACAGCACGCCCACCATCAGCAACGAGGTTGCGATGGGGTAGCGGATGAAGGGAGCCGAAACGCCGCCGTAGCTCATGATCAATCAGCTTTCGGTTCGGCGCCGTCGCCGGAGCCCGCAACCCTGGTGGCCAGAAGCGATCCCGCCTGAACCCGGTACTGGCCCCGCGTCACCACTTCCTCGCCCGGCGCGAGCCCGCTGTCGATCAGGCTTTTGCCGTTGCCGGTTTCCCGGACCTTGATCGGCCGCACCACCGCCTTGTTGCCTTCGCCGACGACGAAGGCGAACAGCCCGTCCGGGCCATGCTGCACAACATCTTCCGGAACCACGGTGGCA
The nucleotide sequence above comes from [Pseudomonas] carboxydohydrogena. Encoded proteins:
- a CDS encoding multidrug efflux RND transporter permease subunit, which encodes MSYGGVSAPFIRYPIATSLLMVGVLFVGLVAYPSLPIAPLPQVDFPTIQVSASLPGASPETMASSVAQPLERQFAQIPGVAQLTSTSSLGSTSVTIQFDLNRAIDGAANDVQAAINAAGGQLPKNLPSPPTYRKVNPADAPIMILSATSDTMPLIDVNDAIDSQLAQQLSQITGVAQVTIGGQQKPAIRVQIDPAKLVAKGLGLEDVRAQLVQTTVDSPKGNIDGKTRSYTIYANDQLPASKDWNDVIIAYRNGGPLRIRDIGQAVSGPEDMKQAAWANNKRGVFLVVFKQPGANVIETVDKIKAQLPRLEKAIPPAVKVTIMSDRTTTIRAAVEDVQFTLLLTIALVVMVIFIFLRSFWATVIPSITVPLALLGACALMWVAGYTLDNLSLMALTIAVGFVVDDAIVMLENISRYVEKGEDPYRAALKGASEIGFTIVSISVSLVAVLIPLLLMGGIIGRLFREFAVTLAMTIFVSMIVSLTLTPMMASRFLQPHREHQQHGRFYQWSERMFDGMLYWYERGLNVVMRWRFTTLMVFFATLALSVILFIAIPKGFFPQQDNGLLTGASQAAQDISFADMKRKQEELGKIVMEDPDVFSVAMAIGGGGSALNTGRLYITLKPRNERTALAPQIIARIRAKAEKVEGAKLYLQASQDVRLGGRATRTQFEYTLQDANLAELNEWAPKILAKMETLPQLRDVATDQQTKGTTLTLTIDRDTASRYGISPQLIDDTLYDAFGQRQVAQYFTQLNSYHVVMEILPEMQGDLDSLQKIYIKSPTTGDQVPLSTFVRWTTDPVRPLSISHQGQFPAITISFNLAQGVALGQATDAVQKAVADLGVPGTLSGSFQGTAQAFQQSLGTIPLLIFAALIVVYLILGILYESYIHPITILSTLPSAGVGALATLMIFGYDFSLIALIGIVLLIGIVKKNGIMLVDFAIAAERDEHLTSEEAIHKAALLRFRPIMMTTMAALLGGVPLMLGHGTGSEIRQPLGFAMVGGLLVSQVLTLFTTPVIYLYLDRLSNWMSQFGRGTPSDSDHSEPPSAVSEAAE